In Anopheles gambiae chromosome 2, idAnoGambNW_F1_1, whole genome shotgun sequence, a single window of DNA contains:
- the LOC1273197 gene encoding uncharacterized protein LOC1273197 encodes SLFEALKQTTTRGEMFRRKLTPTVVVVLLCLTFVADALTIQELRAQIAQQRIQQRYGVTVATTSAATTTAATTSAATTSEATTTAAASTTQASDSDNTTTTAEATTTTEAQTTSSSDNSTTTEAAATTTAASETTADSSSTGTTSVEAGLRAQYRDQVRQQAIERALARAAAFG; translated from the exons AGTCTATTTGAAGCATTGAAGCAGACAACAACAAGAGGTGAAATGTTCCGTCGCAAATTGACACCTACAGTGGTCGTGGTTCTATTGTGCCTG ACATTTGTTGCAGATGCACTAACCATTCAGGAGCTGCGGGCCCAAATAGCCCAACAGCGCATTCAACAACGTTACGGCGTAACAGTGGCGACCACTAGCGCAGCAACTACGACCGCAGCAACTACTAGCGCAGCAACTACTAGTGaggctactactactgctgctgcatctaCGACACAAGCTTCCGACAGCGACAACACAACGACGACTGCCGAAGCAACGACTACCACCGAGGCCCAAACGACTTCCAGCTCGGACAACTCGACGACGACGGAAGCAGCGGCTACCACTACCGCGGCATCCGAAACCACTGCTGACTCTTCAAGCACCGGCACGACGAGCGTTGAGGCCGGACTACGAGCCCAATACCGTGATCAAGTACGGCAGCAAGCGATCGAACGTGCCTTAGCCAGGGCTGCCGCGTTTGGTTAA